One window of Pocillopora verrucosa isolate sample1 chromosome 9, ASM3666991v2, whole genome shotgun sequence genomic DNA carries:
- the LOC131775851 gene encoding uncharacterized protein: MFSLLFLIATLTKFAPETEAIFLPYWSKRNHSESSFHIPFSTLALDNSPRRSKKLQHYFDLATNYSLDYRCAIGLPMSIAWHVYSPYTTVYQTKNKGSTGLTVDGMFPAILKAALSGCCNKNSDVLFGKLSKSVRSVENDIAKDRFDLTFPIYGYDNSDIFRDRPFISIVKAPRVILLVHNDQPDKTQTHVLITTIANAWPMLVFILVTASLSGIIIWFLDHTSNPGEFPPPFLRGSWEGFWWALVTMTTVGYGDRSPKSALGRVFCILWIITGVIIISIFTALVTASLSASTVQIFKIHGSKIGAVNGSEEFKLGVTMNADMKVFPHVMKMTEALLAHEIDGALVDNYVLTHSLNLIQKEPIRIERYIDHSITYGVVLPKNSSRFEKCVRSFLQNHPQEIFEIIADNLVPLKNPTDDENQQLKAAEGLFYQEDVFSLVMYIGLGVAAVFFIAGFSWEFLYRRPKIRNQRMQFAPKGSYSVSEDEVKLHPRDNSKHATLDMMIAEYQVFHDRLIEGLKKLRDQELAADRNANGRTPNGDDEKVAV; the protein is encoded by the exons atgttttccttgttatttcTCATCGCAACACTTACCAAGTTCGCCCCGGAAACTGAAGCCATATTTCTCCCTTACTGGTCGAAAAGGAATCACTCTGAATCTTCCTTCCACATCCCGTTCTCTACACTGGCGCTGGACAATTCTCCGAGGCGAAGTAAAAAGCTACAGCATTACTTTGACCTGGCGACGAACTACTCCCTAGACTACCGCTGTGCAATTGGATTGCCCATGTCCATCGCTTGGCACGTGTACTCCCCATACACCACCGTCTATCAAACCAAGAACAAAGGAAGCACGGGTCTAACGGTTGACGGCATGTTTCCGGCCATTCTGAAGGCTGCTTTGTCGGGCTGTTGTAATAAGAACTCTGACGTTTTGTTTGGAAAACTTTCTAAGTCTGTAAGGAGCGTAGAGAACGACATTGCAAAGGACAGGTTTGATTTGACGTTTCCTATCTACGGATACGACAACTCAGATATATTCAG GGACCGGCCGTTCATCAGTATTGTCAAGGCACCTCGTGTTATTCTTCTTGTGCACAATGACCAACCCGACAAGACTCAAACTCACGTTCTGATTACAACAATAGCCAACGCCTGGCCAATGCTGGTGTTTATACTCGTTACAGCTTCACTCTCTGGGATTATCATTTGGTTTCTG GATCACACCAGCAACCCTGGAGAATTCCCGCCACCATTTCTACGAGGTTCCTGGGAAGGCTTTTGGTGGGCACTTGTTACTATGACAACTGTGGG GTATGGTGACCGTTCTCCTAAGTCAGCCCTTGGTCGTGTGTTCTGTATTCTGTGGATTATAACAGGTGTTATCATCATATCGATTTTTACAGCCCTGGTGACAGCTTCGTTATCTGCCAGTACCGTgcagatttttaaaattcacgGTTCAAAG ATCGGAGCAGTAAATGGGAGTGAGGAGTTCAAACTTGGTGTGACCATGAATGCTGACATGAAAG TTTTCCCTCACGTGATGAAAATGACGGAAGCTCTCTTGGCACACGAAATTGACGGTGCTCTAGTGGATAACTACGTCCTCACTCATTCGTTGAACCTGATTCaaaaagaaccaatcagaatcgagAGGTACATCGATCACTCAATCACCTATGGAGTGGTGTTACCTAAGAATTCTTCAAGGTTTGAGAAATGTGTTCGAAGCTTCCTACAGAATCACCCACAGGAGATATTTGAAATCATTGCAGATAATTTGGTGCCACTCAAG AATCCGACTGATGACGAAAACCAGCAGCTTAAAGCTGCAGAAGGTTTGTTTTATCAAGAAGATGTCTTTTCTCTCGTCATGTACATCGGACTTGGTGTCGCCGCTGTGTTCTTTATTGCTGGCTTCTCTTGGGAATTCTTATATCGCAGACCGAAAATAA GAAATCAGCGTATGCAGTTTGCTCCTAAGGGTTCTTACTCAGTCAGCGAGGACGAAGTTAAACTTCACCCTCGCGACAACTCTAAACATGCCACCTTGGATATGATGATAGCCGAATACCAAGTGTTTCATGACCGCTTAATTGAAGGATTGAAGAAGCTTCGCGATCAAGAATTAGCCGCTGATCGAAATGCCAACGGTCGCACTCCCAACGGAGATGATGAAAAAGTCGCTGTGTAA